One genomic window of bacterium includes the following:
- a CDS encoding glutamine-hydrolyzing GMP synthase, whose amino-acid sequence MPRERGGILPAKGQQTVLVLDYGSQFSQLIARRVREASVYCELVPGTTPWSELRKRHPAGLILSGGPASVYEAGAPQIDPEALRAGVPVLGICYGMQLIAHHLGGKVDPGRAREYGPALLAVREPNGLFQGLHDELPVWMSHGDHVSQMPPGFRSLASSGNSPVAAFTDGGGIFGIQFHPEVVHTPSGREVLRNFLYGVCHCDASWTPGSFIAEATESIRAQVGGGRVICALSGGVDSAVAATLVHRAVGDQLTCVFVNNGLLRKEEPERVLAVMHGNLDMNIRYVDATDRFLQALRGVIDPEQKRRIVGREFITVFEAEASSLGRIDFLAQGTLYPDVIESTAPDVASTAVKIKTHHNVGGLPPGLRFQLIEPLRYLFKDEVRAVGLELGMPEEMVYRQPFPGPGLSIRCLGEVTAERLAILRDADWVVVDEIKRNGLYRQVWQSFAVLTPLETVGVMGDYRTYANVVAVRVVTSEDAMTADWARVPYEVLARISNRIVNEVKGVNRVVFDITSKPPGTIEWE is encoded by the coding sequence ATGCCGCGCGAGCGGGGTGGCATCCTTCCGGCCAAGGGCCAGCAGACGGTCCTCGTGCTCGACTACGGATCGCAGTTCAGCCAGCTGATCGCGCGGCGCGTGCGTGAGGCGAGCGTCTACTGCGAGCTGGTTCCAGGCACCACCCCGTGGTCGGAGCTGAGGAAGCGGCACCCGGCCGGACTCATCCTCAGCGGCGGTCCCGCGAGCGTCTACGAAGCGGGCGCCCCGCAGATCGACCCTGAAGCGCTGCGCGCCGGCGTCCCCGTGCTCGGCATCTGCTACGGCATGCAGCTCATCGCCCACCACCTCGGCGGCAAGGTCGACCCCGGCCGCGCTCGCGAGTACGGCCCGGCGCTGCTGGCGGTGCGCGAGCCGAACGGCCTCTTCCAGGGGCTGCACGACGAGCTGCCGGTCTGGATGAGCCATGGCGACCACGTGAGCCAGATGCCGCCCGGCTTTCGTTCCCTCGCTTCCAGCGGCAACTCACCGGTGGCTGCCTTCACCGACGGCGGCGGCATCTTCGGCATCCAGTTCCACCCCGAGGTCGTGCACACGCCGAGCGGCCGCGAGGTGCTGCGCAACTTCCTGTACGGCGTGTGCCACTGCGACGCGTCGTGGACGCCGGGATCGTTCATCGCCGAGGCGACGGAGAGCATCCGGGCGCAGGTCGGCGGGGGCCGGGTGATCTGCGCCCTGTCGGGCGGCGTCGACTCGGCGGTGGCCGCGACCCTGGTCCATCGCGCCGTCGGCGATCAGCTGACCTGCGTCTTCGTCAACAACGGGCTGCTGCGCAAGGAGGAGCCGGAGCGGGTGCTGGCCGTGATGCACGGCAACCTCGACATGAACATCCGGTACGTGGACGCCACCGATCGGTTCCTGCAGGCGCTGCGCGGGGTGATCGATCCCGAGCAGAAGCGGCGCATCGTGGGGCGTGAGTTCATCACCGTCTTCGAAGCGGAGGCGTCGAGCCTCGGCCGCATCGACTTTCTCGCCCAGGGCACGCTCTACCCCGACGTCATCGAGTCCACCGCGCCCGATGTCGCGTCAACGGCGGTGAAGATCAAGACGCACCACAACGTCGGCGGGCTTCCGCCGGGCCTGCGCTTCCAGCTCATCGAGCCGCTTCGCTACCTGTTCAAGGACGAGGTGCGTGCGGTCGGCCTCGAGCTCGGCATGCCGGAGGAGATGGTGTACCGCCAGCCGTTCCCCGGCCCGGGCCTGTCGATCCGCTGCCTGGGGGAGGTCACGGCGGAGCGGCTGGCGATCCTGCGCGACGCCGACTGGGTCGTGGTCGATGAGATCAAGCGCAACGGCCTGTACCGGCAGGTCTGGCAGTCGTTCGCGGTGCTCACGCCGCTCGAAACGGTTGGGGTGATGGGCGACTACCGGACGTACGCCAACGTGGTCGCCGTGCGGGTGGTGACGAGCGAGGACGCCATGACCGCGGATTGGGCGCGGGTCCCGTACGAGGTGCTCGCGCGCATCAGCAACCGCATCGTCAACGAGGTCAAGGGCGTCAACCGCGTCGTCTTCGACATCACGTCGAAGCCGCCGGGCACCATCGAGTGGGAGTAG
- the purD gene encoding phosphoribosylamine--glycine ligase, which translates to MKVLVVGSGAREHVLVWKCMQSDLVERVYCAPGNGGTGGMALNVPIGAADVVRLVDFAKRERVGLVILGPEAAVDAGVGDALRGAGFNVFGPNRGAGRIESSKSFAKALMRRAGIATADFEVFTQPAPAKAWARERGGRVAVKADGLARGKGVIVCSGVDESDAAISAMLVESRFGRSGATIVVEERLEGPELSVLGVTDGRAVVALAPARDFKRAYDGDRGPNTGGMGAYSPPQAVDDALVQEVVDTVLVPAVRELASTGDEFCGVLYAGVMLTSAGIRTLEFNARFGDPEAQVVLPRLGTDFVALALAAAKGTLAGFPDLLWSPHACVGVVVASANYPDDAAMKTGFQIRGLAEMPRGVLIFHAGTRFEPGQGLVTDGGRVVTSVALGETVAEARDKALAGARQVRFQGAFFRSDIAEEAVH; encoded by the coding sequence GTGAAGGTCCTGGTCGTCGGCTCGGGCGCGCGCGAGCACGTGCTCGTCTGGAAGTGCATGCAGTCGGACCTCGTGGAGCGGGTCTACTGCGCGCCCGGCAACGGCGGCACCGGGGGCATGGCGCTCAACGTCCCGATCGGGGCCGCCGATGTGGTTCGACTCGTCGATTTCGCCAAGCGCGAACGTGTCGGCCTAGTGATCCTGGGGCCGGAGGCGGCGGTGGATGCGGGGGTGGGCGATGCCCTGCGCGGCGCGGGGTTCAACGTCTTCGGTCCCAATCGCGGCGCGGGGCGTATCGAGTCGAGCAAGTCGTTCGCCAAGGCGCTGATGAGGCGAGCGGGCATCGCGACCGCGGACTTCGAGGTGTTCACCCAGCCCGCGCCGGCCAAGGCCTGGGCGCGGGAGCGCGGCGGCCGTGTCGCGGTCAAGGCCGACGGCCTGGCGCGGGGTAAGGGCGTCATCGTGTGCTCTGGCGTCGACGAGTCGGACGCCGCCATCAGCGCCATGCTCGTCGAGAGCCGCTTCGGCCGCAGCGGGGCTACGATCGTGGTCGAGGAGCGCCTGGAGGGTCCGGAGCTGTCGGTGCTCGGGGTGACCGACGGCAGGGCGGTCGTCGCCCTGGCCCCGGCGCGTGACTTCAAGCGCGCGTACGACGGCGATCGTGGGCCGAACACCGGCGGCATGGGCGCCTACTCGCCACCGCAAGCGGTGGATGACGCGCTGGTGCAGGAGGTCGTCGACACCGTCCTCGTCCCCGCCGTCAGAGAGCTGGCGAGCACAGGTGACGAGTTCTGCGGCGTCCTGTACGCCGGTGTGATGCTGACGAGCGCGGGCATCCGAACGCTCGAGTTCAACGCGCGCTTCGGCGATCCCGAGGCACAGGTGGTGCTGCCGCGGCTGGGCACCGATTTCGTGGCGCTCGCGCTGGCCGCGGCCAAGGGGACGCTGGCCGGCTTCCCAGACCTGCTTTGGAGTCCGCACGCCTGCGTCGGCGTGGTCGTGGCGTCAGCGAACTACCCCGATGACGCGGCGATGAAGACAGGCTTTCAGATCCGCGGCCTGGCCGAGATGCCGCGCGGCGTGTTGATCTTCCACGCTGGCACGCGGTTCGAGCCAGGCCAGGGCCTGGTGACCGATGGCGGGCGGGTGGTGACCTCGGTCGCGCTGGGCGAAACCGTCGCCGAAGCTCGGGACAAGGCGCTGGCCGGGGCTCGGCAGGTACGATTCCAGGGGGCGTTCTTTCGCTCAGATATCGCTGAGGAGGCGGTTCATTGA
- the purE gene encoding 5-(carboxyamino)imidazole ribonucleotide mutase: MSPVVGVILGSKSDLPLMESCVKVLQDLGIEHEIKICSAHRNPRGVMEWASSARERGLKVVIAAAGGAAHLPGVVAAWTDLPVIGVPVPTQHLGGVDSLYSIVQMPSGIPVATVAIGEAGAKNAGWLAARIIGLGDREVERRHADRRAALAGPG; the protein is encoded by the coding sequence TTGAGTCCAGTCGTCGGCGTCATCCTCGGCTCCAAATCCGATCTGCCGCTGATGGAGTCGTGCGTCAAAGTGCTCCAGGACCTCGGCATCGAGCACGAGATCAAGATCTGCTCGGCCCACCGCAACCCGCGTGGGGTGATGGAGTGGGCCTCGTCCGCGCGCGAGCGCGGCCTCAAGGTCGTCATCGCCGCCGCCGGCGGAGCCGCCCACCTCCCCGGCGTCGTCGCCGCCTGGACCGACCTGCCGGTGATCGGGGTGCCGGTGCCCACGCAGCACCTGGGCGGCGTCGATTCCCTCTACTCGATCGTGCAGATGCCGTCGGGCATTCCTGTCGCCACGGTCGCCATCGGCGAGGCGGGCGCGAAGAACGCCGGCTGGCTGGCCGCGCGCATCATCGGGCTCGGCGATCGCGAGGTTGAGCGCCGTCACGCCGACCGGCGCGCGGCGCTGGCAGGACCAGGGTGA
- a CDS encoding pyruvate carboxylase subunit B, which yields MAKKAARVRLVDTTFRDAQQSLLGGHLLGEEIIPVAAKMDAIGFAAMEAFGGATFETKLSRREDPWDFLRKLRKVTPNTPIQALIRGQNLVANRNFADDVVELFIKHAAKCGVDVFRVFDPLNDLRNMESTIAAALKAKKKVQGALSYAVSPAHNLELWCSLAKGLVNMGCHEVVIKDTSGLLSPQATWELVTALKQTVKVPIDVHSHCSSGMAPMAYMAAVEAGAEVLDVAISPLAWGTSQPAAESVVAALAGGEYDTGLDLDRMWEVQHEVEELKRKHIEHLSPVADRVDASILRYQMPGLMLEDIFHQLAAHNAADRTAAVLEEANLVRRELGYPPLVAPIRQMIAAQAVYNVIGGDRYATVTQELKDYLQGLYGRPPVPADHELRRLVLGREEPITIRPADLLEPQVERARQQVRKAGFEASDDAVLIHLMFPNLAPDLMRGPEPKAGAGRTRGANSNEKPQPALPAAVSAAAPADPPAAPAADPPDPPAPAAAEFEVEVEGEVFKVRVTGAGMMVVPSGGGGAAPSVSTAAAPKAGEGTVIAPMQGLIVKLPVKVGDDVKLGEIVAVLEAMKMQNDIVTTVAGRVAQVYVKEGEVVSPNQPLLAIG from the coding sequence ATGGCGAAAAAGGCCGCTCGCGTCCGGCTGGTCGATACGACCTTCCGCGACGCGCAGCAATCGCTGCTCGGCGGGCATCTGCTGGGCGAGGAGATCATCCCCGTCGCCGCGAAGATGGACGCCATCGGTTTCGCGGCCATGGAGGCGTTCGGCGGCGCGACCTTCGAGACCAAGCTCAGCCGGCGCGAGGATCCCTGGGACTTCCTGCGCAAGCTCCGGAAGGTGACTCCCAACACGCCGATACAGGCGCTGATTCGCGGTCAAAACCTCGTCGCCAACCGCAACTTCGCCGACGACGTGGTCGAGCTCTTCATCAAGCACGCCGCCAAGTGCGGCGTCGACGTCTTCCGAGTCTTCGACCCCCTCAACGACCTGCGCAACATGGAGTCGACGATCGCGGCGGCGCTCAAGGCCAAGAAGAAGGTGCAGGGGGCGCTGAGCTACGCGGTCTCCCCCGCCCACAACCTCGAGCTGTGGTGCTCGCTCGCCAAAGGGCTGGTCAACATGGGCTGCCACGAGGTCGTGATCAAGGACACTTCTGGCCTGCTCAGCCCGCAGGCGACATGGGAGCTGGTCACCGCCCTCAAGCAAACGGTCAAGGTGCCGATCGACGTGCACTCGCACTGCTCGAGCGGCATGGCGCCGATGGCCTACATGGCCGCCGTCGAAGCTGGGGCGGAGGTCCTCGACGTCGCCATCTCGCCGCTCGCCTGGGGCACGTCGCAGCCGGCGGCGGAAAGTGTGGTCGCCGCCCTCGCCGGCGGCGAGTACGACACCGGCTTGGACCTCGACCGGATGTGGGAGGTGCAGCACGAGGTGGAGGAGCTCAAGCGCAAGCACATCGAGCACCTGAGCCCGGTGGCCGACCGCGTCGACGCGAGCATCCTCCGCTACCAGATGCCCGGCCTGATGCTCGAGGACATCTTCCACCAGCTCGCCGCCCACAATGCGGCGGACCGGACCGCGGCGGTGCTGGAGGAGGCCAACCTCGTGCGTCGGGAGCTCGGCTATCCGCCTCTGGTGGCGCCGATCCGGCAGATGATCGCCGCGCAGGCCGTCTACAACGTGATCGGCGGCGACCGCTACGCGACCGTCACGCAGGAGCTGAAGGATTACCTGCAGGGCCTGTACGGCCGTCCGCCCGTGCCCGCGGACCACGAGCTGCGACGGCTGGTCCTCGGTCGCGAGGAGCCGATCACGATCCGGCCGGCCGACCTGCTCGAACCCCAGGTCGAGCGAGCGCGCCAGCAGGTGAGAAAGGCCGGCTTCGAAGCCAGCGACGACGCGGTCCTCATCCATCTGATGTTTCCGAATCTCGCACCGGACCTCATGCGCGGCCCAGAGCCGAAGGCCGGCGCCGGACGCACGCGGGGCGCGAACTCCAACGAGAAGCCGCAGCCCGCCCTGCCGGCGGCGGTGAGCGCCGCCGCGCCGGCCGATCCACCGGCCGCGCCCGCGGCCGATCCGCCCGACCCGCCGGCGCCGGCCGCCGCCGAGTTCGAGGTCGAAGTCGAAGGCGAGGTGTTCAAGGTGCGTGTCACCGGCGCGGGCATGATGGTCGTGCCGTCAGGGGGCGGAGGAGCCGCACCGAGCGTATCCACGGCGGCGGCGCCAAAGGCCGGCGAGGGCACGGTGATCGCCCCGATGCAGGGGCTCATCGTCAAGCTCCCGGTCAAGGTCGGGGATGACGTCAAGCTGGGCGAAATCGTCGCGGTGCTCGAGGCAATGAAGATGCAGAACGACATCGTCACCACCGTCGCCGGTCGCGTCGCCCAGGTCTACGTCAAGGAAGGCGAGGTGGTCAGCCCCAACCAACCGTTGCTGGCGATCGGATGA
- a CDS encoding acetyl-CoA carboxylase biotin carboxylase subunit: protein MRRRLFKKILIANRGEIAIRVMRACRELGIATAAVYSDADRNAIHVRYADEAHHIGGAPPSESYLQLDRIVKVARDCGAEAIHPGYGFLSEKPAFPEACVAAGIRFIGPPASAMRALGSKLAARQLAIEHGVPVTPGSGAVDPAGALAAARKIGFPVMVKPSGGGGGIGMKVVESEDELVPAVESCAQAARSAFGDPTVYIERYVRKPRHVEIQVLCDSHGNAVHLGERECSIQRRHQKIMEETPSPAVTAEIRAAMGAAAIKAATAAGYVNAGTVEFIFSEGEFYFLEVNARLQVEHPITEAVTGIDLVKEQIRIAAGMELGMAQKDVSWTGHAIEMRINAEDPVRKFLPNPKRISRWVAPAGPGVRVDSGFGPGSDVPPHYDSLIAKLIVHGSDRAEAIARASRALREFVVAGPATTISYHRAILENTDFRAGNLSTRFIEDHPELLEQAKELAGDSSPFDYGADPRHIAAAVAAVAAAVQR, encoded by the coding sequence ATGAGGCGCAGGCTCTTCAAGAAGATCCTCATCGCGAATCGGGGCGAGATCGCCATTCGCGTCATGCGCGCGTGCCGGGAGCTCGGCATCGCCACGGCGGCCGTCTACTCCGACGCCGACCGCAACGCCATCCACGTGCGCTACGCGGACGAGGCGCATCACATCGGTGGAGCGCCGCCGAGCGAGTCGTACCTGCAGCTCGATCGCATCGTCAAGGTCGCGCGCGACTGCGGCGCCGAAGCCATCCACCCCGGATACGGATTTCTTTCTGAGAAGCCGGCCTTTCCTGAAGCCTGCGTGGCGGCGGGGATCCGTTTCATCGGGCCGCCCGCGTCGGCGATGCGCGCGCTCGGTTCCAAGCTCGCCGCGCGGCAGCTCGCCATCGAGCATGGCGTGCCGGTGACCCCTGGGAGCGGCGCGGTCGATCCCGCGGGAGCCCTGGCCGCGGCGCGGAAGATCGGCTTTCCGGTCATGGTCAAGCCGTCCGGCGGTGGAGGCGGCATCGGCATGAAGGTCGTGGAGTCCGAGGACGAGCTGGTCCCGGCCGTCGAGAGCTGCGCCCAGGCCGCGCGCTCGGCATTCGGCGATCCGACCGTCTACATCGAGCGCTACGTGCGCAAACCCCGGCACGTCGAGATTCAGGTCCTCTGCGACAGCCATGGGAATGCCGTCCACCTGGGCGAGCGTGAATGCTCCATCCAGCGCCGCCATCAAAAGATCATGGAGGAGACTCCATCCCCGGCGGTGACCGCCGAGATCCGAGCGGCGATGGGCGCGGCCGCGATCAAGGCCGCGACCGCGGCGGGCTATGTCAATGCGGGCACGGTCGAATTCATCTTCAGTGAGGGCGAGTTCTATTTCCTGGAGGTCAACGCCCGGCTGCAGGTGGAGCATCCGATCACGGAGGCGGTGACCGGCATCGACCTGGTGAAAGAGCAGATACGCATCGCCGCCGGAATGGAGCTCGGCATGGCCCAGAAGGATGTCAGCTGGACCGGCCATGCGATTGAGATGCGAATCAACGCGGAGGACCCGGTGCGTAAGTTCCTGCCCAACCCCAAGCGCATCTCGCGCTGGGTCGCGCCGGCCGGACCTGGGGTTCGCGTCGACTCGGGCTTCGGCCCGGGCTCAGACGTCCCCCCCCACTACGACTCGCTGATCGCCAAGCTCATCGTCCACGGCAGCGACCGGGCCGAGGCGATCGCGCGGGCGAGCCGCGCACTGCGGGAGTTCGTCGTCGCCGGTCCCGCCACCACGATCAGCTATCACCGCGCGATCCTGGAGAACACGGATTTCCGCGCCGGCAACCTCAGCACGCGCTTCATCGAAGATCACCCCGAGCTGCTGGAGCAGGCCAAGGAGCTGGCCGGCGATTCATCGCCGTTCGATTACGGGGCTGATCCGCGTCACATCGCGGCCGCCGTGGCCGCAGTCGCGGCGGCGGTGCAGAGATAG
- a CDS encoding NUDIX hydrolase → MTGRSGPFELRDDEIRFPDGAEATYTVLSNPDSAFIVPYFDNGDTMLVRQWRHAWDESSWEVPAGTFEGAEEPMACARRELAEETGLVAARYRSLGVVHGAAFLTGRAHMFLAEALTESDRNPETYEQDMEMLRLPFREAFEAALNGRIVHSGSVTALSRAARALKLI, encoded by the coding sequence GTGACCGGGCGCTCGGGCCCATTCGAGCTTCGCGACGACGAGATTCGCTTTCCCGACGGCGCCGAAGCTACCTACACGGTCCTCAGCAACCCGGACTCCGCCTTCATCGTTCCCTATTTCGACAACGGGGACACGATGCTGGTCCGGCAGTGGCGCCACGCCTGGGACGAGTCGTCGTGGGAGGTGCCCGCGGGGACGTTTGAGGGGGCCGAGGAGCCGATGGCGTGCGCTCGACGGGAGCTGGCTGAGGAGACCGGCCTGGTGGCCGCCCGCTACAGGTCCCTCGGCGTCGTCCACGGGGCGGCGTTCCTGACCGGGCGCGCGCACATGTTTTTGGCCGAAGCCCTCACCGAGTCGGATCGCAATCCCGAAACCTACGAGCAGGACATGGAGATGCTTCGCCTGCCTTTCCGGGAGGCCTTCGAAGCCGCCCTCAACGGACGGATCGTTCACTCGGGCTCCGTGACGGCGCTCAGCCGCGCGGCGCGCGCACTGAAGCTGATCTAG
- a CDS encoding sigma-70 family RNA polymerase sigma factor encodes MPLVTSTRDSSFEPPQADRPVSDLRRDDERELVERAKQDPRQFGALYDRHFQQIYRFVYSRVREQTAAEDVTSEVFMKALKAVPRYQDTGRPFAAWLYQIAANAIADRYRTLRTAQPLDDFHDLSVAGPALEELAAHRDEIRRIWALVEGLPSQQRTALVLKFQEDMKIDDIAAAMGKSAGAVKLLIHRGVSRLREDAGALRPVE; translated from the coding sequence CTGCCACTCGTAACCAGCACTCGGGACTCCTCGTTTGAACCGCCACAGGCTGATCGGCCCGTGAGCGACCTGCGTCGCGACGATGAGCGCGAGCTCGTTGAGCGCGCGAAGCAGGATCCCCGGCAGTTCGGGGCGCTCTACGACCGGCATTTTCAGCAGATTTACCGGTTCGTCTATTCACGAGTGAGGGAGCAAACCGCGGCCGAGGACGTCACTTCGGAGGTCTTCATGAAGGCCCTGAAGGCTGTGCCCCGATACCAGGACACGGGGCGTCCTTTCGCTGCCTGGCTGTACCAGATCGCGGCCAACGCCATCGCGGATCGGTACCGCACGCTCCGCACCGCGCAGCCGCTCGACGATTTCCACGACCTTTCCGTGGCCGGGCCGGCGCTCGAAGAGCTCGCCGCCCACCGCGATGAGATCCGACGGATCTGGGCCCTGGTCGAAGGGCTGCCCTCGCAGCAGCGCACGGCGCTGGTGCTCAAGTTCCAGGAGGACATGAAGATCGACGACATCGCCGCCGCGATGGGCAAGTCGGCCGGCGCGGTGAAGCTCCTGATCCATCGAGGCGTCAGCCGTCTCCGTGAGGACGCCGGCGCCCTGAGGCCGGTGGAATGA
- a CDS encoding adenylosuccinate lyase — protein sequence MIERYSPPAVRAVWSDQHRFELWLRIEVLACEAWATLGRVPASALPRIRKGSFDADRIAEVEGRVGHDVIAFLTVLSESIGQPEARYVHLGMTSQDLNDTAMAVQLMESARIIAGDLAAVREAAAALALRHRRTLMAGRTHGVVAEPITFGFKVAGWVAELDRAQARLERAADEAAVGRVSGAVGTHATIDPKVEEHVCAELGLRPDMVSTQVVARDRHASFMSALALVAGTLERIATEIRHLQRSEVGEAFEPFGKEQKGSSAMPHKRNPVLTERVCGLARVVRGQLVTALENTALWHERDISHSSAERIIFPDACSAVDYMCQEMARVLRGLEVRPERMLRNLQFGGGVVFSQRVLLALVDSGMPREEAYLIVQKAAMKALEGDGAGFRAILEDDKDLMARVGARLDAVFDPWAGLEHTDLAYERLGLGARSK from the coding sequence TTGATCGAGCGATACTCGCCGCCTGCCGTTCGGGCGGTCTGGTCTGACCAGCACCGGTTCGAGCTGTGGCTGCGCATCGAAGTCTTGGCTTGCGAGGCCTGGGCGACCCTCGGCCGCGTTCCGGCCTCGGCCCTGCCCAGGATTCGCAAGGGCTCGTTCGACGCGGACAGGATCGCCGAGGTCGAGGGCCGGGTGGGCCACGACGTGATCGCCTTCCTGACCGTCCTCAGCGAGTCCATCGGTCAGCCCGAAGCCCGCTACGTCCACCTCGGCATGACCAGCCAGGACCTCAACGACACGGCGATGGCGGTGCAGCTGATGGAGTCCGCGCGGATCATCGCCGGCGACCTCGCGGCCGTCCGGGAGGCCGCGGCCGCGCTGGCCTTGCGCCACCGGCGCACTCTCATGGCCGGCCGCACCCACGGCGTGGTGGCGGAGCCGATCACCTTCGGTTTCAAGGTGGCCGGCTGGGTGGCTGAGCTCGACCGCGCGCAGGCACGGCTGGAGCGGGCGGCGGACGAAGCCGCGGTCGGTCGCGTCAGCGGTGCGGTCGGGACCCACGCGACGATCGATCCCAAAGTCGAGGAGCACGTCTGCGCCGAGCTCGGACTGCGACCCGACATGGTCTCGACGCAGGTCGTCGCGCGCGACCGCCACGCGAGCTTCATGTCCGCGCTGGCGCTGGTGGCCGGCACGCTGGAGAGGATCGCGACCGAGATCCGTCATCTGCAGCGAAGCGAGGTGGGTGAGGCTTTCGAGCCCTTTGGCAAGGAGCAGAAGGGGAGCTCGGCGATGCCGCACAAGCGCAATCCGGTCCTCACCGAGCGGGTCTGCGGCCTGGCCCGCGTCGTGCGCGGTCAGCTGGTCACCGCTCTCGAAAACACCGCTCTGTGGCACGAGCGCGATATCAGCCACTCTTCCGCGGAGAGGATCATCTTCCCCGACGCCTGCTCGGCCGTCGACTACATGTGCCAGGAGATGGCCAGGGTCCTGCGCGGCCTCGAGGTGCGGCCTGAGAGGATGCTGCGCAATCTACAGTTCGGTGGGGGTGTGGTGTTCTCGCAGCGCGTCCTGCTGGCGTTGGTCGACAGCGGCATGCCAAGGGAGGAGGCATATCTCATCGTGCAGAAGGCGGCCATGAAGGCACTCGAAGGGGATGGTGCTGGCTTCCGGGCCATCCTCGAAGACGACAAGGATTTGATGGCTCGGGTCGGCGCCAGGCTGGATGCGGTCTTCGACCCCTGGGCCGGGCTGGAGCACACCGACCTGGCCTACGAGCGGCTCGGACTGGGAGCCCGGTCGAAGTGA
- a CDS encoding phosphoribosylaminoimidazolesuccinocarboxamide synthase — protein MAGPAIVETDLPLKLFARGKVRDTYELGPDQLLMVATDRISAYDHVLPNGIPDRGKVLTQLSIFWFSQTDTFQENHLISGQVPDLPRALKDHREQLAGRFMIVRKAKRIDFECVVRGYLAGSAWQEYQDSHTLAGEAMPAGLRQSEKLAYPIFSPATKAESGHDMNISFAQLKKELGDELATRLRDASLELYKFASELSQRRGLILADTKFEFGLHGDELILIDEALTPDSSRYWESATYQIGTSPESYDKQFVRDWLTRSGWDRESDPPQLPQEVVAHTRERYLTAYQRLVGKPMFPPKPRNE, from the coding sequence ATCGCCGGGCCGGCGATTGTCGAGACGGACCTTCCGCTCAAGCTGTTCGCGCGCGGCAAGGTCCGCGACACGTACGAGCTCGGGCCCGACCAGCTCCTCATGGTCGCCACCGACCGCATATCGGCTTACGACCACGTGCTGCCCAACGGCATCCCAGATCGCGGCAAGGTCCTGACCCAACTCTCGATCTTCTGGTTCTCGCAGACCGACACGTTTCAGGAGAACCACCTCATCTCGGGCCAAGTGCCGGACCTTCCACGGGCCCTGAAGGACCACCGCGAGCAGCTCGCCGGCCGCTTCATGATCGTCCGCAAGGCCAAGCGCATCGACTTCGAGTGCGTGGTGCGCGGCTATCTCGCGGGCAGCGCCTGGCAGGAGTACCAGGACTCGCACACGCTGGCCGGCGAGGCCATGCCGGCCGGCCTGCGGCAGAGCGAGAAGCTCGCCTATCCGATTTTCTCGCCCGCGACCAAGGCGGAGAGCGGGCACGACATGAACATCAGCTTCGCCCAGTTGAAGAAGGAGCTTGGCGACGAGCTCGCCACCAGGCTGCGCGACGCCAGCCTGGAGCTCTACAAGTTCGCCTCAGAGCTGTCGCAGCGACGAGGCCTGATCCTGGCGGACACCAAGTTCGAGTTCGGGTTGCATGGCGACGAGCTCATCCTCATCGATGAGGCGCTGACCCCCGACAGCTCGCGGTATTGGGAATCCGCGACCTATCAGATCGGCACCTCACCGGAGTCATACGACAAGCAGTTCGTGCGCGACTGGCTGACGCGATCGGGTTGGGACCGGGAATCGGATCCGCCGCAGCTGCCGCAGGAGGTCGTGGCCCACACGCGCGAGCGCTACCTCACCGCGTATCAACGCCTGGTCGGCAAGCCCATGTTTCCACCCAAGCCGAGAAACGAGTGA
- the purS gene encoding phosphoribosylformylglycinamidine synthase subunit PurS, which translates to MTLVIARVIVTPKPVVNDPQGLTVKQGLATLGFTEVSDVRVGKYIEVSLDVAGEQEARQRIEAMCNQLLANHVIEDFRFEIATDGGQDR; encoded by the coding sequence ATGACCCTCGTCATCGCCCGCGTCATCGTCACCCCCAAGCCCGTGGTCAACGACCCGCAGGGACTAACCGTCAAGCAGGGCCTGGCCACGCTCGGGTTCACGGAGGTGTCCGACGTTCGCGTCGGCAAGTACATCGAGGTGAGCCTCGACGTTGCCGGCGAGCAGGAGGCGAGGCAGCGCATCGAAGCCATGTGCAACCAGCTGCTTGCCAACCACGTGATCGAAGATTTCCGTTTCGAGATCGCAACGGACGGCGGTCAGGATCGATGA